One Dromiciops gliroides isolate mDroGli1 chromosome 3, mDroGli1.pri, whole genome shotgun sequence DNA segment encodes these proteins:
- the RASL11A gene encoding ras-like protein family member 11A, producing MRLRNMSGNFLLAPIPESSSDYVLHKDIKLAVLGSGNVGKSAMIVRFLTKRFIGDYEPNTGKLYSRIVHVEGDQLSLQIQDTPGCIQVQDDFVQVLDSLSRCVQWAEGFLLVYSITDYSSYQSIRPLYQHIRRLHPNSKTPIIIVGNKGDLLHARQVQTNDGIQLANELGSVFLEISTSENYEDVCDVFQHLCKEVIKLHSLSGEKRRSSLIPRPKSPNMQDLKRRFKQALSSKVKSSPSMG from the exons ATGCGCCTGAGGAACATGTCTGGGAACTTTCTGCTCGCCCCCATTCCGGAGTCTTCCTCTGACTACGTGCTCCACAAGGACATTAAGCTGGCAGTGCTGGGCTCGGGCAACGTGGGCAAGAGCG caATGATTGTGCGCTTCCTGACCAAGAGGTTTATTGGAGATTATGAACCCAATACAG gCAAACTATATTCAAGGATTGTTCATGTAGAAGGAGACCAACTGTCCTTACAGATCCAGGATACTCCGGGATGCATTCAG GTCCAAGATGACTTTGTCCAGGTATTGGATTCCCTCTCCAGATGTGTACAGTGGGCAGAGGGTTTTCTCCTGGTGTATTCCATCACAGACTATAGCAGCTACCAGTCAATCAGACCCCTTTACCAGCACATCCGCAGGCTCCATCCCAACTCCAAGACTCCCATCATTATCGTGGGGAACAAAGGGGATCTTCTCCATGCCCGGCAGGTGCAGACTAATGATGGCATCCAGTTGGCTAATGAGCTGGGCAGTGTGTTTCTTGAGATTTCAACCAGTGAAAACTATGAAGATGTCTGTGATGTTTTTCagcatctctgcaaagaagttaTCAAACTGCACAGCCtcagtggggaaaaaaggagatcTTCTCTCATTCCCCGACCCAAATCTCCCAACATGCAGGACCTCAAGAGACGCTTCAAGCAGGCTCTGTCTTCCAAAGTCAAATCATCCCCTTCAATGGGATAA